A genome region from Acidobacteriota bacterium includes the following:
- a CDS encoding sugar phosphate nucleotidyltransferase — MKGVILAGGLGTRLYPLTKVTNKHLLPIYNKPMIYYPIEMLLNIGINDILLVTGGNNAGDFLRLLGNGAEFGLKHINYTYQQGEGGIADALRLAEHFADREKICVVLGDNVIEKNVRKAAENFEEQERGAKIMLKEIPDPERFGVPVLEGNRIITVEEKPKLPKSNYAVTGIYFYDSRVFEIIKGLKPSARGELEITDVNNAYIERGEMTYEILDGWWTDAGTFESLHRANKLVAGGGANKI, encoded by the coding sequence ATGAAAGGTGTTATTCTGGCGGGAGGGCTCGGGACGAGACTTTATCCCCTCACAAAGGTTACGAACAAACATCTCCTTCCAATATATAACAAGCCAATGATCTATTATCCGATAGAGATGCTACTTAACATAGGAATCAACGATATTCTCCTCGTGACCGGGGGAAACAACGCTGGAGATTTCCTGAGGCTTCTCGGGAATGGCGCCGAGTTCGGGCTCAAGCACATCAACTACACATATCAGCAGGGTGAGGGAGGGATAGCCGACGCCCTTCGCCTTGCGGAGCATTTTGCCGACAGGGAAAAGATCTGTGTTGTACTCGGGGACAATGTCATAGAGAAGAATGTGAGGAAAGCTGCGGAGAACTTCGAAGAGCAGGAGAGGGGGGCGAAGATCATGTTGAAGGAGATCCCGGACCCAGAACGGTTCGGCGTTCCCGTTTTAGAAGGCAACAGGATCATCACCGTCGAAGAGAAGCCAAAGTTGCCGAAGTCTAATTATGCCGTAACCGGAATTTACTTTTACGATTCGCGTGTCTTTGAAATCATCAAAGGACTGAAACCATCGGCTCGCGGCGAGCTCGAGATCACCGACGTGAATAACGCGTACATTGAGAGAGGGGAGATGACCTACGAGATACTAGACGGCTGGTGGACAGATGCGGGGACCTTTGAATCTCTTCACCGAGCCAACAAGCTCGTCGCAGGAGGAGGCGCCAATAAGATCTAA
- a CDS encoding DUF933 domain-containing protein has protein sequence MKIGIFGFPMVGKTTLFNILTGAHTDTTKHAFTGKAEVHIGISRVYDPRLDTLSCMLKPKKTTFATLEFIDLGQIKREEEKESFLLNELKSVAALIHVVRGFHDETIPHSQKEISPAKDIRTMEAELILSDAIIAENRIHRLESSIKRSHKEEEIKELELVKKCYEFLQKEMPLRELPLSEEEEKKLKGFTFLSEKPLLNAINMDEKDIQKMGSYLDFHSLKDLNAKPKFLTVPFSAKIEAELLELPPEDATAFKSEYGITDSCHERVVNAVLRILDLITFFTVVGDETRGWLIKKGTHALRAAGTVHTDMERGFIKAEIVHYGDFIREGSFHYAKEKGLLRLEGKDYIVQDGDIINFKFNI, from the coding sequence ATGAAGATCGGGATCTTTGGTTTTCCGATGGTCGGAAAGACGACCCTCTTCAACATCCTGACAGGAGCCCACACCGACACGACGAAACATGCCTTTACTGGGAAAGCAGAAGTCCATATCGGCATCTCCAGGGTGTATGATCCCAGGCTCGACACCCTCTCCTGCATGCTCAAGCCCAAAAAGACTACATTTGCGACTCTTGAGTTCATCGACCTCGGGCAGATCAAGAGAGAAGAAGAAAAGGAGAGCTTCCTGCTCAACGAGCTGAAGAGCGTTGCCGCTCTGATCCACGTCGTGCGCGGGTTCCACGATGAGACGATCCCCCATTCCCAGAAGGAGATCAGTCCGGCAAAGGACATCAGGACGATGGAAGCGGAGCTGATCCTGTCGGATGCCATCATCGCCGAGAACAGGATTCACAGGCTGGAATCGAGCATCAAGAGGAGCCATAAAGAGGAAGAGATAAAAGAGCTGGAATTGGTGAAGAAATGCTATGAATTCCTTCAGAAGGAGATGCCGCTTCGGGAACTGCCTCTCAGCGAAGAAGAGGAAAAGAAGCTAAAGGGGTTTACGTTCCTGAGCGAGAAGCCGCTTCTCAATGCCATCAACATGGATGAAAAAGATATCCAGAAGATGGGAAGCTATCTTGATTTCCACTCGCTCAAGGATCTTAACGCAAAGCCGAAATTTTTGACGGTACCCTTCTCCGCGAAGATCGAAGCGGAGCTTCTGGAACTTCCTCCGGAAGATGCCACCGCCTTCAAGAGCGAATACGGGATCACCGATTCCTGCCATGAAAGGGTGGTGAATGCAGTTCTCAGGATACTTGACCTCATCACTTTCTTCACCGTCGTCGGGGATGAAACGCGGGGCTGGCTCATCAAAAAGGGAACGCATGCCCTCAGAGCCGCCGGCACAGTACACACCGACATGGAGCGGGGGTTCATCAAAGCGGAGATCGTCCACTACGGCGACTTCATCAGGGAAGGCTCCTTCCATTATGCGAAGGAAAAGGGGCTTCTCAGGCTCGAGGGGAAGGACTACATCGTCCAGGACGGCGACATCATCAACTTCAAATTCAACATCTGA